One window of Deinococcus reticulitermitis genomic DNA carries:
- the brxL gene encoding BREX system Lon protease-like protein BrxL: MSLDALDRLTASTFEGYTVRKDLAKTFKGQYPVPTYVGEFLLGRYCASTDEEEIREGLEIVQRMMNERTVRAGTQELFKARARERGSVKLIDLVTARLDAKTDAYLVELPSLQLRDVRISPELVQEHERMLTGGFYAEVELEYDAVIATEKNGRPFGVASLRPIQLSKRSALADMAAGRANFTTAQWKDLLLRSVGFEPGALSDRAKDVLLLRMVPFVERNYNAVELGPRGTGKSHLYQQVSPYSHLVSGGKASVARMFVNNASGQRGLVTQYDVVCFDEVSGVSFDQKDGVNIMKGYMESGEFSRGRESIRAEGGVIMVGNFDVDVTHQQRVGHLFGPMPPEMRDDTALMDRIHAYLPGWDVPKLHAGLFTDHFGLVSDFLAECWHQLRFEGRWTRVAHRVRLGGALSGRDTTAVQRTVSGLLKLISPDEGAEIDEADLDWAVRLALEVRRRVKEQQKRIGSAEFRNTHFSYQLGEDGVEQFVTTPELQSDDAIGSDPLPPGQVWALGSGSADEHAGLYRIDVNEGPGGGVRVLNNPVPRPFQESIRFAEQNLYAQARGLVGERDPRAHEYTVQLRAFDSARSGAGLGLPALLALCSALLGKSLRGGLITAGHLNLGGGLDPIHNAIDLAELAAEKRAAALLLPISARKQLNDLSDDIAARLTILYYTDARDALLKALVE; encoded by the coding sequence ATGAGCCTGGACGCACTCGACCGGCTGACCGCCTCCACCTTCGAGGGGTACACCGTCCGCAAGGACCTCGCCAAGACCTTCAAGGGGCAGTACCCGGTGCCGACATACGTGGGCGAGTTCCTGCTGGGCCGCTACTGCGCGAGCACGGACGAGGAGGAGATTCGCGAGGGCCTCGAGATCGTGCAGCGCATGATGAATGAGCGCACGGTCCGCGCCGGAACGCAGGAGCTGTTCAAGGCCCGCGCGCGGGAGCGGGGCAGCGTGAAGCTCATCGACCTTGTCACGGCCCGGCTGGACGCCAAGACCGACGCGTACCTCGTGGAACTTCCCAGCCTGCAACTGCGCGACGTGCGCATCAGCCCCGAGCTGGTGCAGGAGCATGAACGCATGCTCACCGGGGGCTTTTACGCCGAGGTGGAACTGGAGTACGACGCGGTTATCGCCACCGAGAAGAACGGTCGCCCCTTCGGCGTGGCGTCCCTGCGGCCCATCCAGCTGTCCAAACGCTCCGCGCTCGCGGACATGGCCGCAGGACGCGCGAACTTTACGACCGCGCAGTGGAAGGACCTGCTGCTGCGCTCGGTGGGCTTCGAGCCCGGCGCCCTGAGCGACCGGGCCAAGGACGTCCTGCTGCTGCGGATGGTGCCCTTCGTGGAGCGCAACTACAACGCGGTGGAACTCGGCCCGCGCGGGACCGGCAAGTCCCACCTCTACCAGCAGGTGTCGCCGTACTCCCACCTCGTGTCAGGCGGCAAGGCCAGCGTCGCGCGGATGTTCGTGAACAACGCCAGCGGCCAGCGCGGGCTGGTCACGCAGTACGACGTGGTGTGCTTCGATGAGGTCTCCGGCGTGTCTTTTGACCAGAAAGACGGCGTGAACATCATGAAGGGCTACATGGAAAGCGGCGAGTTCTCGCGGGGCCGCGAAAGCATCCGCGCCGAGGGCGGCGTGATCATGGTGGGGAACTTCGATGTGGACGTGACCCACCAGCAGCGCGTCGGGCACCTCTTCGGGCCGATGCCCCCCGAGATGCGCGACGACACCGCCCTGATGGACCGAATTCACGCCTACCTGCCGGGCTGGGACGTGCCCAAGCTGCACGCCGGCCTGTTTACCGACCACTTCGGCCTGGTCAGCGATTTTCTCGCGGAGTGCTGGCACCAGCTGCGCTTCGAGGGCCGCTGGACCCGGGTGGCGCACCGCGTTCGCCTGGGAGGGGCGCTGAGTGGCCGCGACACGACCGCCGTGCAGCGTACCGTCAGCGGTCTGCTCAAGCTGATCTCCCCCGACGAAGGGGCCGAGATCGACGAGGCGGACCTGGACTGGGCCGTCCGGCTCGCGCTGGAGGTGCGCCGCCGCGTCAAAGAGCAGCAGAAGCGCATCGGCAGTGCCGAGTTCCGCAACACGCACTTCAGTTACCAGCTCGGAGAGGACGGCGTCGAGCAGTTCGTGACCACGCCGGAGTTGCAGAGTGACGACGCGATCGGGAGTGATCCCCTCCCGCCCGGGCAGGTCTGGGCGCTCGGCTCGGGCAGCGCGGACGAGCACGCGGGCCTGTACCGCATCGACGTGAACGAGGGGCCGGGAGGCGGCGTGCGTGTGCTGAACAATCCGGTGCCCCGCCCGTTCCAGGAGAGCATCCGCTTCGCGGAGCAGAACCTCTACGCCCAGGCGCGCGGGCTCGTGGGCGAGCGCGACCCCCGCGCCCACGAATACACGGTGCAGCTGCGCGCCTTCGACTCCGCCCGCAGCGGGGCCGGGCTGGGCCTGCCGGCCCTGCTGGCCCTGTGCAGCGCCCTGCTGGGCAAGTCGCTGCGGGGCGGCCTGATCACCGCCGGACACCTGAACCTGGGCGGGGGCCTGGACCCCATTCACAACGCCATAGACCTTGCGGAACTCGCGGCCGAGAAGCGGGCGGCGGCGCTGCTGCTGCCCATCAGCGCCAGAAAACAGCTGAACGACCTCAGCGACGACATTGCCGCGCGGCTGACCATCCTGTATTACACGGACGCCCGCGACGCGCTCCTCAAAGCACTGGTGG